Genomic window (Vibrio sp. NTOU-M3):
TTCACCGCATGAGCGATAGGTTGCAAGATAAATAGAGCAACGGCTGAGGACACAAGAATAGTAACGGTTGGAGTAAAGATAAGATCAAGGCTCTCTTTACAATGGCTGCGGAACCAGAGTTCAAACTTTGATGAGAAGACGCACACAAGCAACACGGCAAACATACCGCCACCACCAGGAACTAATGCGTTACCAAAGAGCTCGATATTAGCCAGTCCGGGTGCAGACAAAACAGCAGCCATCACGGCACCAATTGCTGGAGAAGCTTGCAGTTCTTTTGCTGTGTTCATGCCGATCATCACGGATAATACCGCAAATACCGCTTTTCCGACGACGGTAAACAAGGAAAAAATATCAGGATGAGCCGCGACAAGCTCAGGTGCCAATAGTTTGAAAATATTGACCATACCGAGCACCAAACCACAGCCAATGAGTGCTGGGATCGTCGGGACAAAAATTGCAGCTAAGGTGTTGAGTGCACGGCGGATTGAAAATGGCTGCGCTTGGGTTGTTGCCTGTGGTTCAGGTTCGACACCAGTGCCTTTCATTCGTTTATTCAGGACGCCAGTGACTTTCGCCGCGGTCCCCATGCCGACAATGATCTGGTACTGCTCGCCGGCATCAACCACGCCCTTGATTCCATCAAGACTGCGCAGCGCTTCCATATCAAACAAGCTGCGATCTTTAAGTACGATGCGTACTCGGGTCATGCAGTTTGTCAGAGTCGCTACGTTATCAAAACCGCCGATGTGTTTTTCAATGTGATCGGCAATAACTTCGAGATGTTCTATCTTATTTGCCATGTTATTTTCCTTGCAGTAACTGCTGTTTCAGGGGTTGGAAAGGTTGCGCAGCAAGCGCGAGTGCAGCGGAAGGCGACATATCCAATGTGTGCAGCAACACAGCAGCACGAACATTGTAATTGACGGCTTCCAATAGGGCTTCAGCCGTTGCTTCTTCAACTTCACAAATTTGACAAACCATGTGTTGGGCGCGAATGCGTAATTTTTCGTTTGACGCTTTCACATCCACCATCAGGTTGCCGTGTATCTTACCGAGCTGGTGCATGACGGCTGTGCTGATCATGCCGAGCAGCATTTTCTGGGCGGAACCACTCTTCATTCGTGTTGAACCTGCAAGCACCTCCGCGCCAACATCGGGTGCGATCGAGACGTCTGCATTCTGCGAAATCAAACTTGGTCCGCGAGTGCTCAGTGCAATGGTTTTAGCACCAACTTGTTGCGCGTATTTCAGGGCTGAGAGGACAAACGGAGTTCGACCACTGGCTGCGATACCGACAACAATATCTTTGGAGTTGAGTTCGCGATTGGCGAGCTCAAGAGGGGCTGACTCAATGCAGTCTTCAATGTTTTCGACAGCAGACAACATTGCTTCTAAGCCGCCGGCAATGATGGCTTGAACTAAAGAAGGATCGGTTCCAAATGTAGGGGGACACTCGGCTGAGTCCAGTACACCAAGTCGGCCACTGGTTCCAGCGCCAACATAAAACAGACGGCCCCCGAGTTTGATCTGTTGAGCAATTAAGCTCACGGCATCTGCCACGTTTGGCAATACAGCTCGGATGGAATACGCCACCGAGGCATCGTGTTCATTGAGTAAACTCAGCACATCGTGCAAAGGCAATTCAGATAGATTGCTGGTTTCTGGGTTTTGCTCTTTGTTGATGGTGGAGGACAACTCACTCATAAAATCTCTCCGTTGATATTCGACATTATTAAAATATACAAATGTCGAATATCGACAATGATAATGTCATCAATTCGGGAAATTCGTCACATAAAATGCTGTTTCATTTTTCGGAGTTA
Coding sequences:
- a CDS encoding PTS transporter subunit EIIC, which gives rise to MANKIEHLEVIADHIEKHIGGFDNVATLTNCMTRVRIVLKDRSLFDMEALRSLDGIKGVVDAGEQYQIIVGMGTAAKVTGVLNKRMKGTGVEPEPQATTQAQPFSIRRALNTLAAIFVPTIPALIGCGLVLGMVNIFKLLAPELVAAHPDIFSLFTVVGKAVFAVLSVMIGMNTAKELQASPAIGAVMAAVLSAPGLANIELFGNALVPGGGGMFAVLLVCVFSSKFELWFRSHCKESLDLIFTPTVTILVSSAVALFILQPIAHAVNVWLGNLVSVALLNESAGSVAVGGVLGGGFLFLLLTGLHQGLIPIHAQILDTFGLNYLFPILAMGGMGQVGAAAYVYLKSKNERLKKTITGALPVGILGVGEPLLFGVSLPLGKTFIAGCIGGFAGGAMMAAFKIGIIIPFGTAGLSLIPLVGEGQIPSFLLAVVCAWVVGFIASMLLGFTDPVEKPAQSR
- the murQ gene encoding N-acetylmuramic acid 6-phosphate etherase, which produces MSELSSTINKEQNPETSNLSELPLHDVLSLLNEHDASVAYSIRAVLPNVADAVSLIAQQIKLGGRLFYVGAGTSGRLGVLDSAECPPTFGTDPSLVQAIIAGGLEAMLSAVENIEDCIESAPLELANRELNSKDIVVGIAASGRTPFVLSALKYAQQVGAKTIALSTRGPSLISQNADVSIAPDVGAEVLAGSTRMKSGSAQKMLLGMISTAVMHQLGKIHGNLMVDVKASNEKLRIRAQHMVCQICEVEEATAEALLEAVNYNVRAAVLLHTLDMSPSAALALAAQPFQPLKQQLLQGK